The Papaver somniferum cultivar HN1 chromosome 3, ASM357369v1, whole genome shotgun sequence genome includes a region encoding these proteins:
- the LOC113357175 gene encoding kinesin-like protein KIN-6 isoform X3 gives MEEEGKDTSPKCPYTITVRRNPPRKAKKTPSTNAPPSSKSTYFKPKDIRPYPIDDILKCDVSQAPTPVPVAPPENLESIRVFLRVRPIDIRKFSTKNSDVAAKGARSKLKGVSPKRDLKKTARKKEVCLCVTDSQSVTLAPPADMQDTRRVKTEVYDGFNHVFDSDSQQKDVYEKVMDPLVCDFIAGKSGMIAAMGPTGSGKTHTVFGSAREPGILPLALRKIFNSSGNNCSSELAGSYYISIFEIYSERGKGEKIVDLSLDGTDLSSQQSTIKCQQVLVTNVAEAESLIARGMLKRTTAMTNSNTQSSRSQCIINIIATQKTFDRKVEIVLNGPVLSIVDLAGAERSQKTGNQGTRLLESNFINNTSMVFAQCLRSLLEHQKNPKKQLQKHFQNSLLTKYLRDYLEGKKRMTLILTVKPGEDDYVDTSHLLRQASPYMKIKFSTVEEPSTLAYPKRAVEKLPRIEQPKRRKLREPDASEIDEAKIVNSEHPILKKERILKQLQQHEPLNVKKDLHKILHSEKACCTELAGTKRREQILLNFSKALWNVLKQYKQKLENSEGENHSLKENLNLERARCLELEKELGLLKLNDSHCTQLVVEDSALGSGAAKIYQEKCTIYKVEVSDECSPVKDLKVEDHQVIMSGISFLGIWVSTMMSVVEDSPLGSVAAEIDNEKSTIFKVQNLEVEVSDERSPVKDLKLEDHQVEVSDECSPVKDLKLEDHQVEVSVECSPVNDLKLEDHQDVEDSPLGSGAAEIDQEKCTIFKVQSLEVVSDERSPVKDLKLEDHQVNSALTQSMNQEFKAFIGKENAGNDIENLKHVDIKDKSPNQDIAGAGLGLSVLLASSPHSKVLSVTALHEETVSETLANNITESEQECCSPLKSVNVQKPRRRLLPASSLLLKELNTLDLEVENEEPKGGRGGKKFTEERIMSKGGVSLLRLLKSNVRS, from the exons ATGGAGGAAGAGGGAAAGGATACAAGCCCTAAATGCCCTTATACTATAACAGTAAGAAGAAACCCCCCTAGAAAAGCAAAGAAAACCCCTTCCACCAACGCTCCTCCATCCAGTAAATCCACTTATTTCAAACCCAAAGATATTCGGCCATACCCGATCGACGACATCCTCAAGTGTGATGTCTCTCAAGCCCCAACTCCAGTGCCTGTAGCACCACCAGAGAATCTGGAAAGTATAAGAGTCTTTCTTAGAGTAAGACCTATTGATATACGTAAATTTTCTACCAAAAATAGTGATGTAGCAGCAAAAGGGGCTCGGTCCAAGCTAAAAGGTGTTTCACCAAAGCGGGATTTGAAGAAGACAGCTAGAAAAAAAGAGGTCTGTTTGTGTGTTACTGATTCCCAATCGGTTACTCTTGCACCACCGGCGGACATGCAGGATACAAGGCGTGTTAAAACTGAAGTGTACGATGGTTTTAACCATGTGTTTGATTCTGATTCCCAGCAG AAAGACGTATACGAGAAAGTGATGGACCCTCTAGTATGCGATTTCATTGCTGGGAAGAGTGGTATGATTGCTGCAATGGGACCTACCGGCTCGGGAAAGACACATACGGTGTTTGGTTCTGCAAGGGAGCCTGGTATTCTGCCACTTGCGCTTCGAAAGATATTCAATTCCTCTGGGAACAATTGTTCTTCTGAGCTGGCAGG GTCATACTATATATCAATTTTTGaaatatattctgagcgggggaAGGGAGAGAAGATTGTTGATTTGTCATTAGATGGAACTGATTTGTCTTCGCAACAGTCAACTATTAAATGTCAACAG GTTTTGGTTACCAATGTTGCTGAGGCAGAATCTTTGATAGCACGAGGGATGTTGAAAAGGACTACTGCTATGACAAATTCAAACACTCAATCGAG TCGGTCACAATGCATCATCAACATTATTGCCACTCAGAAAACTTTTGATAGGAAAGTTGAAATTGTACTGAATGGTCCTGTACTGAGTATTGTAGACCTTGCTGGTGCTGAAAGATCTCAAAAAACAGGGAATCAG GGAACCAGATTGCTGGAAAGCAACTTCATTAACAACACATCGATGGTGTTTGCTCAGTGCTTAAGG TCATTGCTGGAGCACCAAAAGAACCCCAAGAAGCAATTGCAGAAGCACTTCCAAAACTCCTTG CTGACCAAGTATTTAAGAGACTATCTGGAAGGAAAGAAGCGGATGACTCTG ATTTTAACTGTCAAGCCAGGGGAGGATGACTATGTCGATACATCGCATCTGCTTAGACAAGCGTCCCCTTACATGAAAATAAA GTTTTCTACTGTAGAAGAACCATCCACTTTAGCATATCCCAAGAGGGCTGTTGAGAAGTTGCCTAGAATAGAGCAGCCTAAAAGGAGGAAATTGCGTGAGCCGGATGCTTCTGAA ATAGACGAGGCTAAGATTGTCAACAGTGAGCATCCAATCTTGAAAAAAG AAAGGATTTTGAAGCAGCTTCAGCAACATGAGCCTCTGAATGTCAAAAAAGATTTGCATAAGATTTTACATTCTGAGAAAGCATGCTGCACTGAGTTAGCAGGGACTAAAAGAAGGGAACAAATTTTGCTGAATTTTTCAAAGGCTCTGTGGAACGTTCTAAAGCAATATAAGCAAAAACTTGAG AACTCTGAAGGTGAGAACCACTCTTTAAAAGAAAACCTTAATCTGGAAAGAGCTCGGTGTCTAGAACTCGAAAAAGAATTGGGACttctgaaattgaatgattctcaCTGCACCCAACTG GTTGTTGAAGATTCTGCTTTAGGCTCTGGGGCTGCTAAAATTTATCAAGAGAAATGTACCATATACAAA GTAGAAGTTTCTGATGAGTGCTCGCCAGTTAAAGACCTCAAAGTGGAGGACCATCAGGTAATCATGTCTGGTATCAGCTTCCTTGGAATTTGGGTCAGCACTATGATGTCG GTTGTTGAAGATTCTCCTTTAGGCTCTGTAGCTGCTGAGATTGATAACGAGAAAAGTACCATATTTAAAGTACAAAATCTGGAG GTAGAAGTTTCTGATGAGCGCTCGCCAGTTAAAGACCTCAAACTGGAGGACCATCAG GTAGAAGTTTCTGATGAGTGCTCGCCAGTGAAAGACCTCAAACTGGAGGACCATCAG GTAGAAGTTTCTGTTGAGTGCTCGCCAGTTAACGACCTCAAACTGGAGGACCATCAG GATGTTGAAGATTCTCCTTTAGGCTCTGGGGCTGCTgagattgatcaagagaaatgtacCATATTTAAAGTACAAAGTCTGGAG GTAGTTTCTGATGAGCGCTCGCCAGTTAAAGACCTCAAACTGGAGGACCATCAG GTCAATAGTGCTCTGACTCAGTCCATGAATCAGGAGTTTAAAGCCTTTATTGGGAAAGAAAATGCTGGAAACGATATAGAAAATCTGAAACATGTAGATATCAAAGATAAATCCCCAAATCAAGATATAGCAG GAGCAGGTTTAGGCCTTTCAGTTTTGCTTGCCAGCTCACCACATTCAAAAGTTTTGTCTGTTACGGCACTTCATGAAGAG ACAGTATCAGAGACGCTTGCAAACAATATCACGGAAAGTGAACAAGAGTGTTGCTCTCCTCTCAAATCTGTCAATGTGCAAAAACCTAGAAG GAGattgcttcctgcgtcttctttATTGCTGAAAGAGCTAAATACATTGGACTTGGAGGTGGAAAATGAAGAACCAAAG GGAGGTAGAGGTGGTAAGAAGTTCACAGAGGAAAGAATCATGTCCAAGGGCGGCGTTTCTCTCCTTCGGTTATTGAAGAGCAATGTACGGTCATGA
- the LOC113357175 gene encoding kinesin-like protein KIN-6 isoform X12: MEEEGKDTSPKCPYTITVRRNPPRKAKKTPSTNAPPSSKSTYFKPKDIRPYPIDDILKCDVSQAPTPVPVAPPENLESIRVFLRVRPIDIRKFSTKNSDVAAKGARSKLKGVSPKRDLKKTARKKEVCLCVTDSQSVTLAPPADMQDTRRVKTEVYDGFNHVFDSDSQQKDVYEKVMDPLVCDFIAGKSGMIAAMGPTGSGKTHTVFGSAREPGILPLALRKIFNSSGNNCSSELAGSYYISIFEIYSERGKGEKIVDLSLDGTDLSSQQSTIKCQQVLVTNVAEAESLIARGMLKRTTAMTNSNTQSSRSQCIINIIATQKTFDRKVEIVLNGPVLSIVDLAGAERSQKTGNQGTRLLESNFINNTSMVFAQCLRSLLEHQKNPKKQLQKHFQNSLLTKYLRDYLEGKKRMTLILTVKPGEDDYVDTSHLLRQASPYMKIKFSTVEEPSTLAYPKRAVEKLPRIEQPKRRKLREPDASEIDEAKIVNSEHPILKKERILKQLQQHEPLNVKKDLHKILHSEKACCTELAGTKRREQILLNFSKALWNVLKQYKQKLENSEGENHSLKENLNLERARCLELEKELGLLKLNDSHCTQLVVEDSALGSGAAKIYQEKCTIYKVEVSDECSPVKDLKVEDHQVEVSVECSPVNDLKLEDHQDVEDSPLGSGAAEIDQEKCTIFKVQSLEVVSDERSPVKDLKLEDHQVNSALTQSMNQEFKAFIGKENAGNDIENLKHVDIKDKSPNQDIAGAGLGLSVLLASSPHSKVLSVTALHEETVSETLANNITESEQECCSPLKSVNVQKPRRRLLPASSLLLKELNTLDLEVENEEPKGGRGGKKFTEERIMSKGGVSLLRLLKSNVRS, from the exons ATGGAGGAAGAGGGAAAGGATACAAGCCCTAAATGCCCTTATACTATAACAGTAAGAAGAAACCCCCCTAGAAAAGCAAAGAAAACCCCTTCCACCAACGCTCCTCCATCCAGTAAATCCACTTATTTCAAACCCAAAGATATTCGGCCATACCCGATCGACGACATCCTCAAGTGTGATGTCTCTCAAGCCCCAACTCCAGTGCCTGTAGCACCACCAGAGAATCTGGAAAGTATAAGAGTCTTTCTTAGAGTAAGACCTATTGATATACGTAAATTTTCTACCAAAAATAGTGATGTAGCAGCAAAAGGGGCTCGGTCCAAGCTAAAAGGTGTTTCACCAAAGCGGGATTTGAAGAAGACAGCTAGAAAAAAAGAGGTCTGTTTGTGTGTTACTGATTCCCAATCGGTTACTCTTGCACCACCGGCGGACATGCAGGATACAAGGCGTGTTAAAACTGAAGTGTACGATGGTTTTAACCATGTGTTTGATTCTGATTCCCAGCAG AAAGACGTATACGAGAAAGTGATGGACCCTCTAGTATGCGATTTCATTGCTGGGAAGAGTGGTATGATTGCTGCAATGGGACCTACCGGCTCGGGAAAGACACATACGGTGTTTGGTTCTGCAAGGGAGCCTGGTATTCTGCCACTTGCGCTTCGAAAGATATTCAATTCCTCTGGGAACAATTGTTCTTCTGAGCTGGCAGG GTCATACTATATATCAATTTTTGaaatatattctgagcgggggaAGGGAGAGAAGATTGTTGATTTGTCATTAGATGGAACTGATTTGTCTTCGCAACAGTCAACTATTAAATGTCAACAG GTTTTGGTTACCAATGTTGCTGAGGCAGAATCTTTGATAGCACGAGGGATGTTGAAAAGGACTACTGCTATGACAAATTCAAACACTCAATCGAG TCGGTCACAATGCATCATCAACATTATTGCCACTCAGAAAACTTTTGATAGGAAAGTTGAAATTGTACTGAATGGTCCTGTACTGAGTATTGTAGACCTTGCTGGTGCTGAAAGATCTCAAAAAACAGGGAATCAG GGAACCAGATTGCTGGAAAGCAACTTCATTAACAACACATCGATGGTGTTTGCTCAGTGCTTAAGG TCATTGCTGGAGCACCAAAAGAACCCCAAGAAGCAATTGCAGAAGCACTTCCAAAACTCCTTG CTGACCAAGTATTTAAGAGACTATCTGGAAGGAAAGAAGCGGATGACTCTG ATTTTAACTGTCAAGCCAGGGGAGGATGACTATGTCGATACATCGCATCTGCTTAGACAAGCGTCCCCTTACATGAAAATAAA GTTTTCTACTGTAGAAGAACCATCCACTTTAGCATATCCCAAGAGGGCTGTTGAGAAGTTGCCTAGAATAGAGCAGCCTAAAAGGAGGAAATTGCGTGAGCCGGATGCTTCTGAA ATAGACGAGGCTAAGATTGTCAACAGTGAGCATCCAATCTTGAAAAAAG AAAGGATTTTGAAGCAGCTTCAGCAACATGAGCCTCTGAATGTCAAAAAAGATTTGCATAAGATTTTACATTCTGAGAAAGCATGCTGCACTGAGTTAGCAGGGACTAAAAGAAGGGAACAAATTTTGCTGAATTTTTCAAAGGCTCTGTGGAACGTTCTAAAGCAATATAAGCAAAAACTTGAG AACTCTGAAGGTGAGAACCACTCTTTAAAAGAAAACCTTAATCTGGAAAGAGCTCGGTGTCTAGAACTCGAAAAAGAATTGGGACttctgaaattgaatgattctcaCTGCACCCAACTG GTTGTTGAAGATTCTGCTTTAGGCTCTGGGGCTGCTAAAATTTATCAAGAGAAATGTACCATATACAAA GTAGAAGTTTCTGATGAGTGCTCGCCAGTTAAAGACCTCAAAGTGGAGGACCATCAG GTAGAAGTTTCTGTTGAGTGCTCGCCAGTTAACGACCTCAAACTGGAGGACCATCAG GATGTTGAAGATTCTCCTTTAGGCTCTGGGGCTGCTgagattgatcaagagaaatgtacCATATTTAAAGTACAAAGTCTGGAG GTAGTTTCTGATGAGCGCTCGCCAGTTAAAGACCTCAAACTGGAGGACCATCAG GTCAATAGTGCTCTGACTCAGTCCATGAATCAGGAGTTTAAAGCCTTTATTGGGAAAGAAAATGCTGGAAACGATATAGAAAATCTGAAACATGTAGATATCAAAGATAAATCCCCAAATCAAGATATAGCAG GAGCAGGTTTAGGCCTTTCAGTTTTGCTTGCCAGCTCACCACATTCAAAAGTTTTGTCTGTTACGGCACTTCATGAAGAG ACAGTATCAGAGACGCTTGCAAACAATATCACGGAAAGTGAACAAGAGTGTTGCTCTCCTCTCAAATCTGTCAATGTGCAAAAACCTAGAAG GAGattgcttcctgcgtcttctttATTGCTGAAAGAGCTAAATACATTGGACTTGGAGGTGGAAAATGAAGAACCAAAG GGAGGTAGAGGTGGTAAGAAGTTCACAGAGGAAAGAATCATGTCCAAGGGCGGCGTTTCTCTCCTTCGGTTATTGAAGAGCAATGTACGGTCATGA
- the LOC113357175 gene encoding kinesin-like protein KIN-6 isoform X10 — protein sequence MEEEGKDTSPKCPYTITVRRNPPRKAKKTPSTNAPPSSKSTYFKPKDIRPYPIDDILKCDVSQAPTPVPVAPPENLESIRVFLRVRPIDIRKFSTKNSDVAAKGARSKLKGVSPKRDLKKTARKKEVCLCVTDSQSVTLAPPADMQDTRRVKTEVYDGFNHVFDSDSQQKDVYEKVMDPLVCDFIAGKSGMIAAMGPTGSGKTHTVFGSAREPGILPLALRKIFNSSGNNCSSELAGSYYISIFEIYSERGKGEKIVDLSLDGTDLSSQQSTIKCQQVLVTNVAEAESLIARGMLKRTTAMTNSNTQSSRSQCIINIIATQKTFDRKVEIVLNGPVLSIVDLAGAERSQKTGNQGTRLLESNFINNTSMVFAQCLRSLLEHQKNPKKQLQKHFQNSLLTKYLRDYLEGKKRMTLILTVKPGEDDYVDTSHLLRQASPYMKIKFSTVEEPSTLAYPKRAVEKLPRIEQPKRRKLREPDASEIDEAKIVNSEHPILKKERILKQLQQHEPLNVKKDLHKILHSEKACCTELAGTKRREQILLNFSKALWNVLKQYKQKLENSEGENHSLKENLNLERARCLELEKELGLLKLNDSHCTQLVVEDSALGSGAAKIYQEKCTIYKVEVSDECSPVKDLKVEDHQVEVSDERSPVKDLKLEDHQVEVSDECSPVKDLKLEDHQVEVSVECSPVNDLKLEDHQDVEDSPLGSGAAEIDQEKCTIFKVQSLEVVSDERSPVKDLKLEDHQVNSALTQSMNQEFKAFIGKENAGNDIENLKHVDIKDKSPNQDIAGAGLGLSVLLASSPHSKVLSVTALHEETVSETLANNITESEQECCSPLKSVNVQKPRRRLLPASSLLLKELNTLDLEVENEEPKGGRGGKKFTEERIMSKGGVSLLRLLKSNVRS from the exons ATGGAGGAAGAGGGAAAGGATACAAGCCCTAAATGCCCTTATACTATAACAGTAAGAAGAAACCCCCCTAGAAAAGCAAAGAAAACCCCTTCCACCAACGCTCCTCCATCCAGTAAATCCACTTATTTCAAACCCAAAGATATTCGGCCATACCCGATCGACGACATCCTCAAGTGTGATGTCTCTCAAGCCCCAACTCCAGTGCCTGTAGCACCACCAGAGAATCTGGAAAGTATAAGAGTCTTTCTTAGAGTAAGACCTATTGATATACGTAAATTTTCTACCAAAAATAGTGATGTAGCAGCAAAAGGGGCTCGGTCCAAGCTAAAAGGTGTTTCACCAAAGCGGGATTTGAAGAAGACAGCTAGAAAAAAAGAGGTCTGTTTGTGTGTTACTGATTCCCAATCGGTTACTCTTGCACCACCGGCGGACATGCAGGATACAAGGCGTGTTAAAACTGAAGTGTACGATGGTTTTAACCATGTGTTTGATTCTGATTCCCAGCAG AAAGACGTATACGAGAAAGTGATGGACCCTCTAGTATGCGATTTCATTGCTGGGAAGAGTGGTATGATTGCTGCAATGGGACCTACCGGCTCGGGAAAGACACATACGGTGTTTGGTTCTGCAAGGGAGCCTGGTATTCTGCCACTTGCGCTTCGAAAGATATTCAATTCCTCTGGGAACAATTGTTCTTCTGAGCTGGCAGG GTCATACTATATATCAATTTTTGaaatatattctgagcgggggaAGGGAGAGAAGATTGTTGATTTGTCATTAGATGGAACTGATTTGTCTTCGCAACAGTCAACTATTAAATGTCAACAG GTTTTGGTTACCAATGTTGCTGAGGCAGAATCTTTGATAGCACGAGGGATGTTGAAAAGGACTACTGCTATGACAAATTCAAACACTCAATCGAG TCGGTCACAATGCATCATCAACATTATTGCCACTCAGAAAACTTTTGATAGGAAAGTTGAAATTGTACTGAATGGTCCTGTACTGAGTATTGTAGACCTTGCTGGTGCTGAAAGATCTCAAAAAACAGGGAATCAG GGAACCAGATTGCTGGAAAGCAACTTCATTAACAACACATCGATGGTGTTTGCTCAGTGCTTAAGG TCATTGCTGGAGCACCAAAAGAACCCCAAGAAGCAATTGCAGAAGCACTTCCAAAACTCCTTG CTGACCAAGTATTTAAGAGACTATCTGGAAGGAAAGAAGCGGATGACTCTG ATTTTAACTGTCAAGCCAGGGGAGGATGACTATGTCGATACATCGCATCTGCTTAGACAAGCGTCCCCTTACATGAAAATAAA GTTTTCTACTGTAGAAGAACCATCCACTTTAGCATATCCCAAGAGGGCTGTTGAGAAGTTGCCTAGAATAGAGCAGCCTAAAAGGAGGAAATTGCGTGAGCCGGATGCTTCTGAA ATAGACGAGGCTAAGATTGTCAACAGTGAGCATCCAATCTTGAAAAAAG AAAGGATTTTGAAGCAGCTTCAGCAACATGAGCCTCTGAATGTCAAAAAAGATTTGCATAAGATTTTACATTCTGAGAAAGCATGCTGCACTGAGTTAGCAGGGACTAAAAGAAGGGAACAAATTTTGCTGAATTTTTCAAAGGCTCTGTGGAACGTTCTAAAGCAATATAAGCAAAAACTTGAG AACTCTGAAGGTGAGAACCACTCTTTAAAAGAAAACCTTAATCTGGAAAGAGCTCGGTGTCTAGAACTCGAAAAAGAATTGGGACttctgaaattgaatgattctcaCTGCACCCAACTG GTTGTTGAAGATTCTGCTTTAGGCTCTGGGGCTGCTAAAATTTATCAAGAGAAATGTACCATATACAAA GTAGAAGTTTCTGATGAGTGCTCGCCAGTTAAAGACCTCAAAGTGGAGGACCATCAG GTAGAAGTTTCTGATGAGCGCTCGCCAGTTAAAGACCTCAAACTGGAGGACCATCAG GTAGAAGTTTCTGATGAGTGCTCGCCAGTGAAAGACCTCAAACTGGAGGACCATCAG GTAGAAGTTTCTGTTGAGTGCTCGCCAGTTAACGACCTCAAACTGGAGGACCATCAG GATGTTGAAGATTCTCCTTTAGGCTCTGGGGCTGCTgagattgatcaagagaaatgtacCATATTTAAAGTACAAAGTCTGGAG GTAGTTTCTGATGAGCGCTCGCCAGTTAAAGACCTCAAACTGGAGGACCATCAG GTCAATAGTGCTCTGACTCAGTCCATGAATCAGGAGTTTAAAGCCTTTATTGGGAAAGAAAATGCTGGAAACGATATAGAAAATCTGAAACATGTAGATATCAAAGATAAATCCCCAAATCAAGATATAGCAG GAGCAGGTTTAGGCCTTTCAGTTTTGCTTGCCAGCTCACCACATTCAAAAGTTTTGTCTGTTACGGCACTTCATGAAGAG ACAGTATCAGAGACGCTTGCAAACAATATCACGGAAAGTGAACAAGAGTGTTGCTCTCCTCTCAAATCTGTCAATGTGCAAAAACCTAGAAG GAGattgcttcctgcgtcttctttATTGCTGAAAGAGCTAAATACATTGGACTTGGAGGTGGAAAATGAAGAACCAAAG GGAGGTAGAGGTGGTAAGAAGTTCACAGAGGAAAGAATCATGTCCAAGGGCGGCGTTTCTCTCCTTCGGTTATTGAAGAGCAATGTACGGTCATGA
- the LOC113357175 gene encoding kinesin-like protein KIN-6 isoform X5 → MEEEGKDTSPKCPYTITVRRNPPRKAKKTPSTNAPPSSKSTYFKPKDIRPYPIDDILKCDVSQAPTPVPVAPPENLESIRVFLRVRPIDIRKFSTKNSDVAAKGARSKLKGVSPKRDLKKTARKKEVCLCVTDSQSVTLAPPADMQDTRRVKTEVYDGFNHVFDSDSQQKDVYEKVMDPLVCDFIAGKSGMIAAMGPTGSGKTHTVFGSAREPGILPLALRKIFNSSGNNCSSELAGSYYISIFEIYSERGKGEKIVDLSLDGTDLSSQQSTIKCQQVLVTNVAEAESLIARGMLKRTTAMTNSNTQSSRSQCIINIIATQKTFDRKVEIVLNGPVLSIVDLAGAERSQKTGNQGTRLLESNFINNTSMVFAQCLRSLLEHQKNPKKQLQKHFQNSLLTKYLRDYLEGKKRMTLILTVKPGEDDYVDTSHLLRQASPYMKIKFSTVEEPSTLAYPKRAVEKLPRIEQPKRRKLREPDASEIDEAKIVNSEHPILKKERILKQLQQHEPLNVKKDLHKILHSEKACCTELAGTKRREQILLNFSKALWNVLKQYKQKLENSEGENHSLKENLNLERARCLELEKELGLLKLNDSHCTQLVVEDSALGSGAAKIYQEKCTIYKVQNLEVEVSDECSPVKDLKVEDHQVIMSGISFLGIWVSTMMSVVEDSPLGSVAAEIDNEKSTIFKVQNLEVEVSDERSPVKDLKLEDHQVEVSDECSPVKDLKLEDHQVEVSVECSPVNDLKLEDHQDVEDSPLGSGAAEIDQEKCTIFKVVSDERSPVKDLKLEDHQVNSALTQSMNQEFKAFIGKENAGNDIENLKHVDIKDKSPNQDIAGAGLGLSVLLASSPHSKVLSVTALHEETVSETLANNITESEQECCSPLKSVNVQKPRRRLLPASSLLLKELNTLDLEVENEEPKGGRGGKKFTEERIMSKGGVSLLRLLKSNVRS, encoded by the exons ATGGAGGAAGAGGGAAAGGATACAAGCCCTAAATGCCCTTATACTATAACAGTAAGAAGAAACCCCCCTAGAAAAGCAAAGAAAACCCCTTCCACCAACGCTCCTCCATCCAGTAAATCCACTTATTTCAAACCCAAAGATATTCGGCCATACCCGATCGACGACATCCTCAAGTGTGATGTCTCTCAAGCCCCAACTCCAGTGCCTGTAGCACCACCAGAGAATCTGGAAAGTATAAGAGTCTTTCTTAGAGTAAGACCTATTGATATACGTAAATTTTCTACCAAAAATAGTGATGTAGCAGCAAAAGGGGCTCGGTCCAAGCTAAAAGGTGTTTCACCAAAGCGGGATTTGAAGAAGACAGCTAGAAAAAAAGAGGTCTGTTTGTGTGTTACTGATTCCCAATCGGTTACTCTTGCACCACCGGCGGACATGCAGGATACAAGGCGTGTTAAAACTGAAGTGTACGATGGTTTTAACCATGTGTTTGATTCTGATTCCCAGCAG AAAGACGTATACGAGAAAGTGATGGACCCTCTAGTATGCGATTTCATTGCTGGGAAGAGTGGTATGATTGCTGCAATGGGACCTACCGGCTCGGGAAAGACACATACGGTGTTTGGTTCTGCAAGGGAGCCTGGTATTCTGCCACTTGCGCTTCGAAAGATATTCAATTCCTCTGGGAACAATTGTTCTTCTGAGCTGGCAGG GTCATACTATATATCAATTTTTGaaatatattctgagcgggggaAGGGAGAGAAGATTGTTGATTTGTCATTAGATGGAACTGATTTGTCTTCGCAACAGTCAACTATTAAATGTCAACAG GTTTTGGTTACCAATGTTGCTGAGGCAGAATCTTTGATAGCACGAGGGATGTTGAAAAGGACTACTGCTATGACAAATTCAAACACTCAATCGAG TCGGTCACAATGCATCATCAACATTATTGCCACTCAGAAAACTTTTGATAGGAAAGTTGAAATTGTACTGAATGGTCCTGTACTGAGTATTGTAGACCTTGCTGGTGCTGAAAGATCTCAAAAAACAGGGAATCAG GGAACCAGATTGCTGGAAAGCAACTTCATTAACAACACATCGATGGTGTTTGCTCAGTGCTTAAGG TCATTGCTGGAGCACCAAAAGAACCCCAAGAAGCAATTGCAGAAGCACTTCCAAAACTCCTTG CTGACCAAGTATTTAAGAGACTATCTGGAAGGAAAGAAGCGGATGACTCTG ATTTTAACTGTCAAGCCAGGGGAGGATGACTATGTCGATACATCGCATCTGCTTAGACAAGCGTCCCCTTACATGAAAATAAA GTTTTCTACTGTAGAAGAACCATCCACTTTAGCATATCCCAAGAGGGCTGTTGAGAAGTTGCCTAGAATAGAGCAGCCTAAAAGGAGGAAATTGCGTGAGCCGGATGCTTCTGAA ATAGACGAGGCTAAGATTGTCAACAGTGAGCATCCAATCTTGAAAAAAG AAAGGATTTTGAAGCAGCTTCAGCAACATGAGCCTCTGAATGTCAAAAAAGATTTGCATAAGATTTTACATTCTGAGAAAGCATGCTGCACTGAGTTAGCAGGGACTAAAAGAAGGGAACAAATTTTGCTGAATTTTTCAAAGGCTCTGTGGAACGTTCTAAAGCAATATAAGCAAAAACTTGAG AACTCTGAAGGTGAGAACCACTCTTTAAAAGAAAACCTTAATCTGGAAAGAGCTCGGTGTCTAGAACTCGAAAAAGAATTGGGACttctgaaattgaatgattctcaCTGCACCCAACTG GTTGTTGAAGATTCTGCTTTAGGCTCTGGGGCTGCTAAAATTTATCAAGAGAAATGTACCATATACAAAGTACAAAATCTGGAG GTAGAAGTTTCTGATGAGTGCTCGCCAGTTAAAGACCTCAAAGTGGAGGACCATCAGGTAATCATGTCTGGTATCAGCTTCCTTGGAATTTGGGTCAGCACTATGATGTCG GTTGTTGAAGATTCTCCTTTAGGCTCTGTAGCTGCTGAGATTGATAACGAGAAAAGTACCATATTTAAAGTACAAAATCTGGAG GTAGAAGTTTCTGATGAGCGCTCGCCAGTTAAAGACCTCAAACTGGAGGACCATCAG GTAGAAGTTTCTGATGAGTGCTCGCCAGTGAAAGACCTCAAACTGGAGGACCATCAG GTAGAAGTTTCTGTTGAGTGCTCGCCAGTTAACGACCTCAAACTGGAGGACCATCAG GATGTTGAAGATTCTCCTTTAGGCTCTGGGGCTGCTgagattgatcaagagaaatgtacCATATTTAAA GTAGTTTCTGATGAGCGCTCGCCAGTTAAAGACCTCAAACTGGAGGACCATCAG GTCAATAGTGCTCTGACTCAGTCCATGAATCAGGAGTTTAAAGCCTTTATTGGGAAAGAAAATGCTGGAAACGATATAGAAAATCTGAAACATGTAGATATCAAAGATAAATCCCCAAATCAAGATATAGCAG GAGCAGGTTTAGGCCTTTCAGTTTTGCTTGCCAGCTCACCACATTCAAAAGTTTTGTCTGTTACGGCACTTCATGAAGAG ACAGTATCAGAGACGCTTGCAAACAATATCACGGAAAGTGAACAAGAGTGTTGCTCTCCTCTCAAATCTGTCAATGTGCAAAAACCTAGAAG GAGattgcttcctgcgtcttctttATTGCTGAAAGAGCTAAATACATTGGACTTGGAGGTGGAAAATGAAGAACCAAAG GGAGGTAGAGGTGGTAAGAAGTTCACAGAGGAAAGAATCATGTCCAAGGGCGGCGTTTCTCTCCTTCGGTTATTGAAGAGCAATGTACGGTCATGA